A section of the Carassius carassius chromosome 17, fCarCar2.1, whole genome shotgun sequence genome encodes:
- the si:dkey-276j7.2 gene encoding cytohesin-interacting protein yields the protein MTAHTLTMTASVQYIRKLLGKSSCATSNLLNTGHKTQKNTTDYKTIRNKDGKSHKRNVVQFQDNTTEEYIRKSVVLRRKDNETFGFDIQTSSVERSIGTEQDLGSCVCWVKENSLAERSGLMTGDVILTVNSVYIAGFTQQQISNLVQKSSTLMMEIIRGATEKQRQLLSKLYLLQKQFTEKSEELQTLIAEEVRLTGGAVENIQKLNVFSAGSSANLC from the exons ATGACAGCACACACTCTGACGATGACAGCATCTGTTCAATACATAAGAAAACTGCTGGGAAAAAGCAGCTGTGCGACAAGCAACCTGTTGAACactggacacaaaacacagaagAACACTACTGATTATAAAACCATCAGGAACAAAGATGGAAAAAGTCATAAAAGAAAC GTAGTGCAATTCCAAGACAACACAACAGAGGAGTACATACG GAAAAGtgtcgttttaagaagaaaagaTAATGAAACTTTTGGGTTTGACATCCAG ACAAGCAGTGTTGAGAGAAGCATCGGTACTGAGCAGGATTTGGGCTCGTGTGTGTGTTGGGTGAAGGAGAACAGTCTGGCGGAGAGAAGTGGCTTAATGACAG GTGATGTTATTTTAACGGTCAACAGTGTGTATATTGCTGGATTCACTCAGCAGCAGATCAGCAATCTGGTTCAAAAATCCTCCACCTTAAT GATGGAGATTATTAGAGGTGCTACAGAAAAGCAGAGACAATTGCTCAGCAAGCTTTATCTCCTGCAG AAACAGTTTACAGAGAAAAGCGAAGAGCTTCAGACACTCATTGCAGAGGAAGTGCGTCTAACAGGag GTGCTGTGGAAAACATCCAGAAGCTAAATGTTTTTTCTGCAGGATCCTCTGCGAACCTTTGCTAA
- the LOC132161429 gene encoding uncharacterized protein C7orf57 homolog isoform X2: MAAEPNYRRTKPGVRTTNLASSNGAGGPSSQIPGLSATADITPEEKTKGGRRVGVQASDSDYVKLAKQGGQRGLLSHDDPVETKPNSSYKPSNWFSGAPDDQESSEATTPDGNGKSKVVLQHLDPPFGTDNCSAWDSGKKNVNHAASEMQKLSLSQKEIGEANKFKKISHDKKGAAPVNMSKLLGFGYNEEENKSLIEDDASSITSEQTSTMAPEDELK; this comes from the exons ATGGCTGCCGAGCCCAACTACCGCCGGACAAAGCCAG GTGTTAGAACAACTAACCTTGCTAGTTCAAATGGAGCTGGTGGACCCTCATCACAGATTCCGGGTTTATCTGCGACTGCCGACATCACTCCTGAAGAAAAGACTAAAGGAGGAAGACGCGTAGGCGTTCAGGCCTCTGACTCGGATTATGTTAAACTGGCAAAACAAGGAGGACAGAGGG GTTTGCTGAGCCATGATGACCCTGTGGAAACGAAACCTAACAGTTCCTACAAACCCTCTAACTGGTTCTCTGGCGCACCTGATGATCAAGAGAG CAGTGAAGCAACTACCCCTGATGGAAACGGCAAGTCTAAAGTTGTCTTACAGCACCTGGATCCCCCTTTTGGAACTGATAACTGTTCAGCCTGGGATTCTGGTAAAAAG AATGTAAACCATGCTGCATCAGAGATGCAGAAGCTCTCCCTTAGCCAAAAAGAGATTGGGGAAGCCAACAAGTTCAAAAAGAT ATCCCATGATAAGAAGGGGGCAGCTCCAGTGAACATGTCCAAACTTTTAGGTTTTGGTTATAACGAGGAAGAGAATAAATCTCTCATTGAAGATGATGCTTCAA GCATTACCTCTGAGCAGACCAGCACCATGGCACCAGAGgatgaactgaaataa
- the LOC132161429 gene encoding uncharacterized protein C7orf57 homolog isoform X1, translating to MAAEPNYRRTKPGVRTTNLASSNGAGGPSSQIPGLSATADITPEEKTKGGRRVGVQASDSDYVKLAKQGGQRGLLSHDDPVETKPNSSYKPSNWFSGAPDDQESSSEATTPDGNGKSKVVLQHLDPPFGTDNCSAWDSGKKNVNHAASEMQKLSLSQKEIGEANKFKKISHDKKGAAPVNMSKLLGFGYNEEENKSLIEDDASSITSEQTSTMAPEDELK from the exons ATGGCTGCCGAGCCCAACTACCGCCGGACAAAGCCAG GTGTTAGAACAACTAACCTTGCTAGTTCAAATGGAGCTGGTGGACCCTCATCACAGATTCCGGGTTTATCTGCGACTGCCGACATCACTCCTGAAGAAAAGACTAAAGGAGGAAGACGCGTAGGCGTTCAGGCCTCTGACTCGGATTATGTTAAACTGGCAAAACAAGGAGGACAGAGGG GTTTGCTGAGCCATGATGACCCTGTGGAAACGAAACCTAACAGTTCCTACAAACCCTCTAACTGGTTCTCTGGCGCACCTGATGATCAAGAGAG CAGCAGTGAAGCAACTACCCCTGATGGAAACGGCAAGTCTAAAGTTGTCTTACAGCACCTGGATCCCCCTTTTGGAACTGATAACTGTTCAGCCTGGGATTCTGGTAAAAAG AATGTAAACCATGCTGCATCAGAGATGCAGAAGCTCTCCCTTAGCCAAAAAGAGATTGGGGAAGCCAACAAGTTCAAAAAGAT ATCCCATGATAAGAAGGGGGCAGCTCCAGTGAACATGTCCAAACTTTTAGGTTTTGGTTATAACGAGGAAGAGAATAAATCTCTCATTGAAGATGATGCTTCAA GCATTACCTCTGAGCAGACCAGCACCATGGCACCAGAGgatgaactgaaataa